In a genomic window of Pseudoxanthomonas sp. Root65:
- a CDS encoding NAD-dependent epimerase/dehydratase family protein, translating to MNKNILITGATGKVGSRLAKRLVQQGHTVRALVRDAARATGLSDHGIQLVVGDLMQPASLPAAVQGVEAVVHCAAFFRGATPEEAHAVNNLGTQHLAQAARDAGVRRFVFTSTGLVYGPNGGVPAHEDDACAPRDAYPRSKLAAERMLLDIDGLDARILRLPFVYGDGDPHIAEAVPFMRTFPPTQRMSLGHHADVAQAVSRLLAAPSPAHRVYNVADDEAPDLATLFASVGHPPPDGSDPERAQAFAAVMDTQRIRDELGFKPVFPRLADAVEAGQA from the coding sequence ATGAACAAGAACATACTGATCACCGGCGCGACCGGAAAAGTGGGAAGCAGGCTTGCGAAGCGGTTGGTGCAGCAGGGTCACACCGTGCGTGCCCTGGTGCGCGACGCTGCACGTGCAACCGGATTGTCCGATCACGGCATCCAGCTCGTCGTCGGCGACCTGATGCAGCCAGCGTCGCTGCCGGCGGCCGTGCAGGGCGTGGAGGCGGTGGTGCATTGCGCGGCGTTCTTCCGCGGCGCCACGCCGGAAGAAGCGCATGCGGTGAACAACCTGGGCACGCAGCATCTGGCGCAGGCCGCCCGCGATGCCGGCGTGCGGCGTTTCGTGTTCACCAGCACAGGTCTGGTCTATGGCCCGAACGGCGGTGTCCCCGCGCATGAGGACGATGCGTGCGCGCCGCGGGATGCCTACCCACGGAGCAAGCTCGCTGCCGAGCGCATGCTGCTGGATATCGACGGCCTGGATGCGCGCATCCTGCGCCTGCCGTTCGTCTACGGCGACGGCGACCCGCATATCGCGGAGGCGGTGCCGTTCATGCGTACGTTCCCGCCGACGCAGCGCATGTCGCTCGGCCACCATGCGGATGTGGCGCAGGCGGTGAGCCGCCTGCTCGCGGCGCCATCACCTGCGCATCGCGTCTACAACGTGGCCGATGATGAAGCGCCCGACCTTGCCACGCTGTTCGCGTCGGTCGGTCATCCGCCGCCGGATGGCAGCGATCCCGAACGCGCACAGGCCTTCGCAGCGGTGATGGACACGCAGCGCATCCGCGATGAGCTGGGGTTCAAGCCGGTGTTCCCGAGGCTGGCCGATGCGGTGGAGGCGGGGCAGGCGTGA
- a CDS encoding PA4780 family RIO1-like protein kinase, which yields MKTPASLLMLIDEGVIDEVLRPLKSGKEAAVYVVRSGDDVRCAKVYKDMAQRSFQKRAQYQEGRKSRGSREARAVATGSRYGRKQQEAEWKNAEVDALYQLREAGVRVPEPYGFFHGVLVMELVTDAEGFSAPRLGEVELTPEQARDYHAILVRQVVRMLCCGLIHGDLSAYNVLVGPDGPVVIDFPQVVSAAGNNAARTMLLRDVNNLTATLGRWAPDLLDTWYGEEMWVLFEAGTLLPDTPLTGKFTPDERSVDLDGVRDAINDARELALIRQQGREAQDED from the coding sequence GTGAAGACCCCTGCCAGCCTGCTGATGCTGATCGACGAAGGCGTCATCGACGAGGTGCTGCGCCCGCTCAAGAGCGGCAAGGAAGCGGCCGTGTACGTGGTGCGGTCCGGCGACGACGTGCGCTGCGCCAAGGTCTACAAGGACATGGCGCAGCGCAGTTTCCAGAAGCGCGCGCAGTACCAGGAAGGCCGCAAGTCGCGCGGCAGCCGCGAGGCGCGCGCGGTCGCCACCGGCAGCCGCTACGGCCGCAAGCAGCAGGAAGCCGAGTGGAAGAATGCCGAGGTCGATGCGCTGTACCAGCTGCGCGAAGCCGGCGTGCGCGTGCCGGAGCCGTACGGCTTCTTCCATGGCGTGCTGGTGATGGAACTGGTCACCGACGCCGAGGGCTTCTCCGCGCCCCGCCTGGGCGAGGTGGAACTGACGCCCGAACAGGCCCGCGACTACCACGCCATCCTGGTGCGGCAGGTGGTGCGCATGCTCTGCTGCGGCCTGATCCACGGCGACCTGTCGGCGTACAACGTGCTGGTCGGTCCCGACGGCCCGGTGGTGATCGACTTCCCGCAGGTGGTCAGCGCCGCCGGCAACAACGCCGCGCGCACCATGCTGCTGCGCGACGTCAACAACCTGACCGCCACGCTGGGCCGCTGGGCGCCGGACCTGCTCGATACCTGGTACGGCGAAGAAATGTGGGTGCTGTTCGAAGCCGGCACGCTGTTGCCCGACACCCCACTGACCGGCAAGTTCACGCCCGACGAACGCAGCGTCGACCTCGATGGCGTGCGCGATGCGATCAACGACGCGCGCGAGCTGGCGCTGATCCGTCAGCAGGGCCGCGAGGCGCAGGACGAGGATTGA
- a CDS encoding LysR family transcriptional regulator, giving the protein MNPSLLPALAWFALVTEHGSFSRAAQAMGVSPAALSQSLKSLERELGVRLLYRTTRHMSLTEAGQRLYDTLRPALGQITRAVDTVDDADAAPSGLLRINTSRLAAKGLIEPHLREFHARYPAITLELVMADGMSNIIADGCDAGIRLGQTLAEHMVAVPVSPPLSMAVAASPDYLARHGVPPTPSDLVHHNCLNYRFVGSGTLHDWEFSDPAEPGRPFTRSVAGSLVTNDDGSMIRAALQGLGLMQVVDLAIRAPLADGRLVRVLAAWTHRHAGFYLYAPSREHMPAKVRALIDFLVEKRDGIAAL; this is encoded by the coding sequence ATGAATCCTTCCCTCCTTCCCGCCCTGGCCTGGTTCGCGCTGGTCACCGAGCACGGCAGCTTCTCGCGCGCGGCACAGGCCATGGGGGTGTCTCCCGCGGCGCTGTCGCAAAGCCTCAAGTCGCTGGAGCGCGAGCTGGGCGTACGCCTGCTCTACCGCACCACCCGGCACATGTCGCTGACGGAAGCGGGCCAGCGCCTGTACGACACGCTGCGCCCCGCGCTGGGACAGATCACGCGTGCGGTCGACACGGTGGACGATGCGGACGCGGCGCCCTCAGGCCTGCTGCGGATCAACACCTCGCGACTTGCGGCGAAGGGACTGATCGAACCGCACCTGCGGGAGTTCCACGCACGGTATCCGGCGATCACGCTGGAGCTGGTGATGGCCGATGGCATGTCGAACATCATCGCGGACGGGTGCGATGCCGGTATCCGGCTCGGCCAGACCCTGGCCGAGCACATGGTGGCCGTGCCGGTCAGTCCGCCGCTGTCGATGGCGGTGGCCGCGTCACCGGACTACCTGGCGCGCCACGGGGTGCCGCCGACACCTTCTGACCTGGTGCACCACAACTGCCTGAACTACCGCTTCGTCGGCAGCGGTACCCTGCACGACTGGGAGTTCAGTGATCCGGCAGAACCCGGCCGGCCGTTCACCCGCTCTGTCGCCGGCAGCCTGGTCACCAATGACGACGGCAGCATGATCCGCGCGGCGCTGCAGGGCCTGGGCCTGATGCAGGTGGTCGACCTGGCGATCCGCGCGCCCCTCGCCGACGGCCGTCTGGTGCGCGTCCTGGCCGCATGGACGCATCGCCATGCCGGCTTCTACCTGTATGCCCCGTCGCGAGAGCACATGCCGGCGAAGGTGCGCGCGCTGATCGATTTCCTGGTGGAGAAGCGCGACGGCATCGCCGCGTTGTGA
- a CDS encoding Gfo/Idh/MocA family oxidoreductase has product MSNRPLRVGIIGADAQASWAGASHVPALAAQPSLVLAAVATRRDASAQAAAAAFGAERAYGDPLALIADDSIDVVTVAVKVPDHHALVMAALAANKAVYCEAPLGATLQETDAMAAAAAGRHTAIGLQGRHNPSVRRAIALIASGAIGHVLSAQVRATTFGFGPTTLSRYDYFNKRASGASFLTITVAHVLDIIEALLGGIVEVDARTRTVWPQIAVVDTGAASAREIPDHVDLIAATARDASVSVQVLAGVEHDPHFVIEVRGSAGSLRLSGHHPAGAQVGDLALTASVPFDRPDAPVADGVGPTAAAFWNGAAINVGEVYASLARDIAAGTFHTPGFAHAAHNRRLIAAVERAADTGMRQRVYA; this is encoded by the coding sequence ATGTCGAACCGACCTCTCCGCGTCGGCATCATCGGTGCCGATGCACAGGCCAGCTGGGCCGGCGCTTCCCATGTTCCCGCGCTTGCGGCACAGCCGTCGCTGGTGCTCGCTGCCGTCGCCACCCGTCGCGACGCCAGCGCGCAGGCTGCCGCCGCCGCCTTCGGCGCCGAGCGGGCCTATGGCGATCCGCTGGCGCTGATCGCCGACGACAGCATCGACGTGGTCACCGTCGCGGTGAAGGTGCCGGACCACCATGCGCTGGTGATGGCCGCCCTGGCGGCGAACAAGGCCGTCTACTGCGAAGCCCCGCTGGGCGCCACGCTGCAGGAAACCGATGCGATGGCCGCCGCCGCGGCGGGACGGCACACCGCCATCGGCCTGCAGGGCCGCCACAACCCCTCGGTGCGGCGCGCGATCGCGTTGATCGCGTCCGGCGCGATCGGGCACGTGCTGTCGGCGCAGGTGCGGGCCACGACCTTCGGCTTCGGGCCGACCACGCTCAGCCGTTACGACTACTTCAACAAGCGCGCGTCGGGCGCCAGCTTCCTGACGATCACCGTCGCGCATGTGCTGGACATCATCGAGGCACTGCTGGGCGGGATCGTCGAGGTCGATGCGCGGACCCGGACGGTGTGGCCGCAGATCGCGGTCGTCGATACCGGTGCGGCCTCGGCCCGCGAGATTCCCGACCATGTCGACCTGATCGCCGCGACCGCGCGGGACGCATCGGTGTCCGTGCAGGTGCTGGCGGGCGTCGAACACGATCCGCACTTCGTCATCGAGGTGCGGGGCTCGGCGGGTTCGCTGCGACTGAGCGGCCATCACCCGGCCGGCGCGCAGGTCGGCGACCTGGCGCTGACGGCCAGCGTGCCCTTCGACAGGCCGGATGCGCCCGTCGCCGACGGCGTGGGTCCGACCGCCGCGGCCTTCTGGAATGGCGCGGCCATCAACGTCGGCGAGGTCTACGCCAGTCTTGCGCGCGATATCGCAGCGGGCACGTTCCACACCCCCGGCTTCGCGCACGCCGCGCACAACCGCCGCCTGATCGCCGCCGTGGAGCGAGCGGCGGATACCGGCATGCGGCAGCGGGTGTACGCATGA
- a CDS encoding SDR family oxidoreductase: MGMAAGVAALTVAASDRATAATPGRSRTPAGSAPSQDLRGRRALVTGASRGIGAGIALALAERGADVAITYLNSADAAASVVRSIQATGRRGVAIRADSADPAAIRRSIDETVSGIGGLDILVNNVGISRDGQFAQMRLEDIDALLHVNARAAVLASQAALPHLPAGGRIITIGSCVAERVPFPGLTVYSMTKSAMLALTRGLARDLGPQGITVNLVQPGPIDTDQNPADGAWADINRRFTSLGRYGAPADIAAAVTFLASPAAGFMTGSIITVDGGFNA; the protein is encoded by the coding sequence ATGGGCATGGCGGCCGGGGTTGCCGCGCTCACCGTCGCGGCCAGCGACAGGGCCACCGCCGCGACGCCCGGCCGCAGCCGTACTCCGGCCGGTAGCGCACCGTCGCAAGACCTGCGCGGCAGGCGAGCGCTGGTCACGGGTGCGTCGCGCGGCATCGGCGCCGGTATCGCGCTGGCCCTGGCCGAACGCGGAGCCGATGTGGCGATCACCTATCTCAACTCGGCGGACGCAGCGGCGTCGGTCGTGCGGAGTATCCAGGCGACGGGCAGGCGCGGTGTCGCGATCCGCGCGGACAGTGCGGATCCGGCGGCGATCCGGCGCTCGATCGACGAGACCGTGAGCGGCATCGGCGGACTGGATATCCTGGTGAACAACGTTGGCATATCCCGCGACGGCCAGTTCGCGCAGATGCGCCTGGAGGACATCGATGCGCTGCTGCACGTGAACGCGCGTGCGGCGGTGCTCGCTTCGCAGGCCGCGCTGCCGCATCTGCCGGCCGGCGGCCGCATCATCACCATCGGGTCCTGCGTGGCGGAGCGTGTGCCGTTCCCCGGCCTGACCGTCTATTCGATGACCAAGTCGGCGATGCTGGCGTTGACGCGTGGCCTTGCACGCGACCTGGGCCCGCAGGGCATCACTGTCAACCTGGTGCAACCCGGTCCCATCGATACCGACCAGAACCCGGCGGACGGGGCCTGGGCGGATATCAACCGCCGCTTCACATCGCTCGGCCGTTACGGCGCTCCTGCCGACATTGCCGCCGCGGTGACGTTTCTCGCCAGTCCTGCCGCCGGCTTCATGACCGGCTCGATCATCACCGTCGATGGCGGTTTCAATGCCTGA